Within Myceligenerans xiligouense, the genomic segment GGGATCGCCGTCCGCGTCCAGGCGCGCGCCGATCGTCATGAATCCTGTCAGGCGCAGTCCCGGCAGGGCGGCGACCTCGCGGGCGAGCGGGACGGCGTCGTCGGGCGCGACCCCGGACTTGGACTCCTCACCCGACACGTTCACCTGGACCATCACGTCCAGCGTGCGGCCGTCACGGTCACACCGTGTCGACAGCGCGCGGGCGAGCGTCATCCCGTCGATCGTCTCGACCCCCGTGGCGGTGGCCAGCACCTGGTTGACCTTGTTGCGTTGCAGGTGCCCGATCATGTGCACCTCGAGCGTGCCCGCCGCGACGTGGTCGGCGAGGGCGGGAGCCTTCGCGACGAGTTCCTGGACGCGGTTCTCGCCGACGAGGCCGACGCCGGCCTCGACCGCCGCGATCACGGCGCCGGCGTCCTGGGTCTTGGTCGCGACCAGGAGGCGGACCTCGCCGGGGTCCCGGCCGGCGGCGCGGGCGGCGGCGTCGATGCGGGAACGGACGGCGGAGAGGCGGTCGGCGACGGACGAGGCGACGGGCGAGGGTGGCACGGTCCGAGTCTAGGGAAACCTCGGTGGCTCCCGGCGGCTCCTGGTGCCCGGGATGACGGGGTCAGGGACGAATCAGGGTGATACCCGGTGACCCGACGGTCGCGACATGCGGCAGAATCGCCTCATGTTTCGGACGCTGCTGAACATCATCTGGTTGGTCTTCGCGGGCCTCGGCCTGTTTCTCGGGTACGCGCTGGCGGGGATCATCTGCTGCCTGCTGATCGTCACCATCCCGTTCGGCATCGCGTCCTTCCGGATCGCCGTGTACTCGCTGTGGCCGTTCGGCCGGGCCGTGGTCGACAAGCAGCAGACCGGCGTCGGCGAGGTGATGTCGCTCGTGGGCAACGTCATCTGGGTGATCGTGGCCGGCTGGTGGCTCGCGATCGGTCACATCCTCACCGCGATCCCGCTGTTCATCTCGATCATCGGCATCCCGATGGGCTGGGCGAACCTCAAGCTCATCCCGGTGTCGCTGATGCCGCTGGGCAAGGAGATCGTCCCCAGCGACTCGCTCCTGCCCACCTACCAGCGTTCCGCCTGACCACACCACACCACGGAGTCGAGCGGTCGGCCCAGGGGCCGACCGCTCGACGATCACCCGAGCTGATCCGGGGTCACTTCTCGCCGAGCGACATGACCTCCTGGTCGAGCGGCCCGAGCGTCATGCGCGGCTCTCCCGTCGCGGTGAGCGTCGCGGCGCCGAGCCCGCCGACCGTGCAGCTCCCGCTGACGGGGTTCCCGCCGTTCCACACCTGGCGCAAGCAGTTGCGCTGGGCGAGCTGGCCCCAGTAGTTGGGGTGCAGGGACTCCTGGACCTTGTAGGGCGAGTCGCCGATCGTGGAGACCGTGCGGATCTGGTTGACCCATTCCGTCCGGTCGACCGCGCCCGGGGACTGCCAGTTCGCCAGGCCCACCTCCTCGTACAGACCCACGCCCTCCTCGCAGAGGCGCCGGCCGTCGAAGGCGTGCGTCATGTCGAGGGTGCGCACGTTCGACAGGCCGACGTCGGCCGCCGCGCCGAGCAGCGCCCCGTTGATGACGGGCAGCGCCGTGGAGTTGGCCCAGTTGGCGTCGGCGTTCCACAGACCGCACCCGCCCGTGAACTGCCGGGTGTACCCCGACTGGGAGTACCGGATCCCGGCTCCGTTCGGCACGGGGGACGGATACGTCTGGACGACGAGCGTCCACTGCGAGTCCGCGTAGCCGGCGTTGCGCATCGCGGTGGCGACGTTGCCGAGCGACTCCGCGACGTCGGCCCGCACGGCGGCGACGTTGGCGGCGGTGAAGTTCTGCTCGACCGAGTCGTCGTCGTGGCAGTAGTTCTTCCACCAGGTGGGTGAGGTGAGGAAGTTGACGACGCACTGCTGCACGATGCCCGCGAAGTCGAAGTCGTTGCCCCCGATCGAGACCACGACCATGCGGACGTTCCGCGTGGCGGCGGCCTCCTGGAGTGCCAGGGCCTGCCCCTGGCCGGCGGAGCCGTCGAAGAAGTCGATGCCCGGCTTGAACGTGGACCCGGCGGACGTCGCGGTCTGCGCGCCGCTGCAGGCGAGGTTGAGGCCCTGGGTGCCCGCGCCGAAGTAGGCCTCGGCGGAGGCCGCCCGGTGGCAGCCCGCGATGGTCTCGCCCGTGCCGGACGGGTTGTCGTGGTACGCGTGAGCGCCGAGGGCGTCCGCCCGGCGGTAGTCGTCGTTGGAGCTGCCCGCCCAGCGGCCGGCCTCCCCGGAGATGTACGAGTCGCCGAGCGTGACGACCCAGGGATCGCCGACGCCGGGTCCGTCGGCGGCGGCGGGCGGTGCGGAGACGGCGGACGTGGCGACGAGTGCGGCGGTGGCGAGAGCGACGGCCGACCCGGTCAGAGCGGCTCGGGTACGGGCGCGGATCGAAGGGGTACGGGTCGATCTGACGCGAGGCGAGGTGTGCATTGACCAGACTCCTGTTGTCGGGCGAGGCAGCATCGTTACTGACTCAGTTGGCAACAGTAGAGTCTGGGAAGCGTTCATAAAAGGGCAAATGGTCGCCAAAATATGACGGGGTGCCCTGTTGGCGGGTATGCCGGGCCGCGGCTCAGATCGTGCCGACGCGCAGCGCCCGCAGCATGACCTGGCCGGCCTCGTCGCTGGCGGCCAGGTCGACGCCCGCGGTGATGGCCCAGTCCCGGTTGCCGTCGGCGTCGTCGAGCACCTGCCGCACCCACCAGGTGCCGTCGGGCACGCGGCTGCCGTCCGGCAGCTCCGCCCCCGGCTCGAGGATCGTGATCAGGCTTGCCGCCCGTGCCTCCGGGCCGATGCCGATCGCGTCGTCCCCCTGCTCCTCGAACAGCGGGTCCAGGGCGTCCGCCCAGGCGTCGGCGTCCATGCCGAGCGTCGCGTCGAGCGAGCCGAGCGCCTCGTACGCCTCGCGGGCGGCGAGCTCGACGCGCCGGAACATCGCGTTGCGCACCAGCCGCCGGAAGGCGCGCGGGTTCCCGGTGACCGGGCGTGCCGGAGCCTCCGCCCCCGCGTCCGCGAGCTCGCCCTCGACGACCAGGTCGGCGTCGTCGTCCACCGGGTTCTGCAGCCGCTCCCACTCGTCGAGCAGCGACGAGTCGACGTTCCGCACCAATTCGCCCAGCCACTCGATGACCTCGTGGACGTCCTCGGTGCGGTGCTCCTCCGGCACGACCTGGCGCACGGCCCGGAACGCGTCGGCGAGGTAGCGCAGCACCACGCCCTCGGTGCGTTCCAGCCCGTAGGCGCTGACCAGCTCGCCGAAGGTCATCGCCTTCTCGAGCATGTCGCGCACCACCGACTTGCACGACAGCTCCGCGTCCGCCACCCACGGGTTCGACTGCTTGTAGGTGGCGAACGCGGGCTCCAGGAGGTCCTGGAGCGGCTTGGGCCAGGTGACCTCCTCCAGCAGCTCCATGCGCTCGTCGTACTCGATGCCCTCGGCCTTCATCGCCGCGATCGCCTCGCCGCGCGCGGTCTTCTGCTGGCCGAACAGCACCTGGCGCGGGTCGTCGAGCGTGGCCTCGATGACGGAGACGACGTCGAGCGCGTGGGTGGGGCTGTCCACGTCGAGCAGGTCCATCGCCGCGAGCGCGAACGGGGAGAGCGTCTGGTTCAGCGCGAAGTCGCGGGGCAGGTCCACCACGAGCCGGGCGCTCGGGCGGTATCCCGCGGGCCGTGCCGCGTCCGGGATCCGCACGCGTTCGACGACGCCGGACTGGCGCAGGCTGCGGTAGATGCGGAACACCTGCCGCACGTGCTTCGCCTGGACGGCTTCGGTGTCGTGGTTCGCGGTGAGCAGGTGGCGCATCGCCGCGACCGGGTCGCCGTCCCGTGCCAGCACGTTCAGCACCATCGCGTGGGACACGGTGAAGTTGCTGGTCAGCGGTTCCGGGTCGGCGTCACGTAGGCGCTCGAACGTGGAGTCGGTCCAGTTCACCGCACCGGAGGGGGCCTTCTTCCGGACGATCTTCTTCTTTTTCTTCGGGTCGTCGCCCGCCTTGAGCAGCGCCTTGCGGTTCTCGATCACGTGCTCGGGCGCCATGACCAGCACCTCGCCGAGCGTGTCGAAGCCCGCCCGGCCGGCGCGGCCCGCGATCTGGTGGAACTCGCGTGCCGTGAGGTGCCGCATGCGCTCGCCGTCGAACTTCACCAGGCTGGTCAGCAGGACGGTGCGGATCGGCACGTTGATGCCGACCCCGAGGGTGTCGGTACCGCACACCACCTTGAGCAGCCCCTTCTGCGTAAGGCGCTCCACCAGGCGTCGGTACTTGGGCAGCATGCCCGCGTGGTGCACGCCGATGCCGGCGCGCAGGAACTTGCTCAGCGTCTTGCCGAAGCCCGTACCGAACCGGAACGCGCCGATCTCCGCGGTGATGGCCTCCTTCTCGGTCTTGTCCGCGAGCTTCATGGACAACAGCGCCTGGGCGCGGTCGACGGCGTCCTTCTGCGTGAAGTGCACGACGTACACGGGCGCGCGGTGCGTCTCCACGAGCTCCTGGATCGTGTCCGGGAGCGGCTCGACCACGTAGGCGAACTCCAGCGGGACGGGCCGCTCGGCGCCGGCGACCTCGGCGACGTCGCGGCCGGTGCGCTCATCCAGGTCCTCGCGCAGCTTCGTCGTGTCGCCCAGCGTGGCCGACATGAGCAGGAACTGCGTGTCCGGCAGCTCCAGGAGCGGCACCTGCCACGCCCAGCCACGCTGCGGGTCGCCGTAGTAGTGGAACTCGTCCATGACCACCTGGGCGATCGCGTCGTCGCCGGTGAGCGGGCCGCCGTCGTTGCGGGCCTGTCGCAGTGCGAGGTTCGCCAGGATCTCCGCGGTGCAGCAGATGATGGGGGCGTCCGGGTTGACCGCCGAGTCGCCGGTCATCATGCCCACGTTCTTCGAACCGAACGCGGCCACCAGATCGAAGAACTTCTCGCTGACCAGGGCCTTCAGCGGTGCGGTGTAGTAGGTGCGCCCGCCGCGCCCGGACCGGTTCGCCGCCAGCGCCGCGAACTGCGCGCCCATGGCGACCATCGACTTCCCCGACCCCGTCGGCGTCGCGAGGATGACGTGCGAGCCCGTCATGAGCTCCAGCAGCGCCTCCTCCTGGTGCGGGTAGAGGGGCCGACCGCCGTCGGACGCCCAGGTGCCGAAACTCTCGAACAGCACGTCCGGGTCCGGTGCCTTGCCCGTCGGGGCGGGGATGTGGGGGAGGAGGGTTCCGGCGGGGCGAGGCGTGGTGGTCGTCATGGTGCGCACATTCTCTCAGCCCTGCTGAGGGGCGCGACAGGCGGGATGGGAGACGGAGGAAGTGAGGAGGGACGGTCAGGGGAGAAGGGCCTCGCAGGTCGCCAGCAGGCGGGTGCGGAGTTCGGACGCGCGGGCCGCGAAGTCGCGCTGGCGGCGGACGTACTCCGCCTTGCCGTCCGTCGTCTCGACGGTGACGGGCTCGACGCCGTAGGACGACACGTCGTACGGGGAGGCCGCCATGTCCGTGTACCGGATGTCCCGGGCCAGTTCGAAGGCGTCCAGCAGCAGGTCACCCGGCACGGCAGGCCCGAGCTTGAGGCACCACTTGTACAGGTCCATGTTCGCGTGCAGGCAGGCCGGCTGCTCCAGCGCGCGCTGCGTGGCGCGGGTGGGCCGCAGGGCGTTGCGGTCACGGGCCTCGGGCGTGAAGAAGCGGTACGCGTCGAAGTGGGAGCAGCGCACCGGGTGGGACTCCACGACGGCGTCCGTCCCCGCGTGGCCCAGACGCAGGGGCAACGGGTGCCGGTGGTCCCGTCCCGCCTCCTCGTCCCGGTAGACCATGGCCCATTCGTGCAGCCCGAAGCAGCCGAACGTGCCGGGGCGCGACGCCGTGGCGGCGAGCAGTTCACGCACGTACCGCACCGTGTCGCCGCGCTCGGCCAGGAAGGTCTCCGTGTCGAAGGTGACACCGCCGGGAACGCGGGTGTACCAGCGCCTCGCGGCCGGTGTGGTGGCGGTGTCGGCGGTGTCGGGATCGGCCCCGGGGTCCGCGTCCGCGTCGGCCTCGCGGTCCGTGCCGTCGCCGGCCAGGATCACCCCCGGGCCGGGATGCCAGCGCCGCAGGTGAGCGATCCGGGTCGGGTAGTACGTGAACAGGAAGTCCTCGATCGCGTGCTTCCGCCCGGCCGCCTGGGCCTCGCGCCGGACGGCGGTCAGCGCGTCGGCCCGCGCGGCATGCGCGTCGGCCGCCGCCCGCCACACGGCGACGGGAAGCACGACGGCGCGCTCGCGGAGGATCGAAGTCATCCCCCAACTCTAGGACCGGCCGGTCACGGCCGGATGCCGGACGCGGACCGCGCCTAGGCTGACCGCATGGTTCTCCCCTTCCGCCAGGTCAACGTCTTCTCCGGGTCGCCCACGGGCGGCAACCCCGTCGCCGTCGTCCACGACGCCGACGGCCTCACCGACGAGCAGATGGCCGCCTTCGCGCGGTGGACCAACCTGTCCGAGACCACCTTTCTCCTGTCGCCCACCGATCCGGCGGCCGACTACCGCGTGCGCATCTTCACGCCGTCGGACGAGCTCCCGTTCGCGGGACACCCCACGCTCGGCACCGCTCACGCCTGGCTCGAGGCCGGCGGCACGCCCGCGGGCGGCGCCGTGGTCCAGGAGTGCGGCGTCGGCCTCGTGACGGTCCGCATCCAGGAGCCGGCCGACGGCGAACCGCGCCGCGCCGGCTCGTCGCTGCTGGCGTTCGCCGCGCCGCCGCTCATCCGGTCCGGCCCCGTCTCCGAGGAGGATCGTGCGCGGATCGCCCGGGCCCTGCGGATCGACGTGTCCGACATCGCCCGCGCCGCCTGGGTCGACAACGGCCCCGGCTGGGTGGGCGTCCAACTGCGCGACGCCGAGGCCGTGCTCGCGCTGCGGATCGACCCCGCGCGGTTCGCCGACCTCAAGATCGGGGTGATCGGCCCGCACTCGCCCGCCGACCGCCGTCGGCTCGGCGCCGACGTCGAGGTGCGCGCGTTCGTGCCGTCCCTGGGGGTGTCCGAGGACCCGGTGACCGGGAGCCTCAACGCGAGCCTGGGGCAGTGGCTCGCGGGGGAGGTGCTGCCGTCGTCGTACGTGGCGTCGCAGGGCACGGTGCTCGGACGGGAGGGCCGCGCTCACGTCACGAAGACGGACGAGGGCGAGGTGTGGCTCATGGGCGAGACGATCACGACGATCACCGGCGAGGTCGGCCTCTGACCCACGACGGCGGCCCCCCCTCACGGCCGTATCGGTGGCACCCGTCCCGTGACCCACCGGGCCCAGGCCGCCATCGCGCGTTCCAGCGGGCCCTGGCCGAACAGCGCCCGCCACACGGTGGCCGCGGCCAGGGTGATCAGCACCATCCAGCCGAGCGGGCCGTTCGTCGGCGGGTCCAGCAGGTCGAAGCCGGCGGCGGTCACGGCCCAGATGGCGACGATCTGCGCGGAGTAGACGGTCAGAGCCATCGCGCCGACGGCGGCCACCGGCGCCAGCACGCGCGCTCCGATCCGGCCGGCGAACAGGCACAGCCCGATCACCCCGAGGGCGAACCCGCCGGAGCCGAAGACCTCGAACATCGTGTCGTCGTGCGGGCCGTCGAGCCAGAGATAGAGCGGTGTCGGCCAGGGATCCCCGAGGCCGAGCGCGTCCGGCCCCACCCAGCGGGCGGTGGTCGCCTGGAGGTTCGCCTCGATCGCCTCCCGGCCGCCCGCCTCCGCGACCATGCTCGCGGAGGCGAGGGCGCACACGAAGGCGGTTCCGAAACCACCGGCCACGAGCCCGAACCTCAGCCACACGCTGCGCAGGTCGCTGCGCCCCACCGCCAGGCCCGCGAGCACGAACGCCATCCAGACGATCGCCGGATAGTGGCCCGTGAGCAGGAAATCCGTGAACGCGCCCGAGCCGTCGCGCGGGAGCCGGAGCCCCAGCCGGGCCAGCGCCTCGGGGCCGTAGTAGGCGATCGGTGGCCCGAGAACGCCGATCGTCACCGCGAGCGGCGCGAGCTCGGAGGGTCGCAGCCGCAGGAAGGGCAGCGCCAGCACGAAGAACAGCGCGTAGAAGCCGAGGATGAGCGCGACGCGGGTGCCCAGCAGGTCGAGGAACGCGACCAGCGCCAGCAGCGCGACCGCGCGCGCCAGGATCGTCACCCGGGCGGCGGCGAGATCCCTGCCCGACGGCGGCTCCCGGCGGCCGGTCGCCAGCCCCAGCGACACGCCCGCCACGGTGGCGAACAGGATGGACGAGCGGCCGTGCGTGAGCCCCAGCCAGCCCTCGAGGGTGCCGAGGTCGTCGGACGTCACGCCGACGTGCGCCGTGAACATTCCGAGCACGGCCAGCCCGCGGGCGACGTCGACCCCGGGCACCCGGCCGGGGCCTCCTGCCAGGCGGCCGGCCGCACGGGCGAGCGGTCCCGTGCCCCGGACCGCCGTCGTCCCCGTCCGGGCCTCGTGGGCTGGTGCGGGATCCGCTGACGGAGTGGTCATACCAGCATCCTCGCAGGCTCACGGCGCATCGTCCCGCTCCGTGAGAACCCCCGTGTGACGCCCGCCTCACCTGGGTAGCGTGAAAACATGAGACCCAGTACCGAATCTGCGGTGCCCCCACACGACGCGCCCGCAGGTACCGATCCCGTCGACGCGATCGATGCGCCCGGTCACCACCGCAGCGACCTGACGAAGGAGTCGGAGTCGTACACGCACGGCCACCACGAATCGGTGCTGCGCTCGCATCGCGCCCGCACCGCGGCGAACTCCGCCGCGTTCCTGCTGCCCCGGCTCGGTGCGGGCATGCGCGTGCTGGACGTCGGCTGCGGTCCCGGCACCGTGACCGTCGACCTGGCCGAGAAGCTCGACGGCGGCGAGGTGGTCGGCGTCGACGCCGCCGCCGGCGTGCTGGCCTCCGCCCGCGAGCTGGCCGCGCAGCACCCCACCGCCAACGTGCGGTTCGAGCACGCGAACGCCTACGAGCTGCCGTTCGACGACGACACGTTCGACGTCGTCTTCGCCCACCAGCTCCTGCAGCACCTCTCGGAGCCCGTCGTCGCGCTGCGGGAGATGAAGCGCGTGGCCAGGCCCGGCGGCTTCGTGGCGGTGCGGGACGCCGACTACGCGGCCATGGCCTGGTACCCGGCGTCGGCCGAGCTGACCGAGTGGAACACCCTCTACCACGAGGTCACGCACGCCTACGGCTTCGAGCCCGACGCCGGCCGCCACCTGCTGTCCTGGGTGCGGGAGGCCGGCTTCGACCCGGCCGGGATCGTCCCCACCGCCAGCTCGTGGTGCTACGCCACGCCCGAGGACCGGCGCTGGTGGGGCGACCTGTGGGCGCAGCGGTGCACGGAGTCGAACTTCGCGGTACAGGCGAGGGAGGCGGCGCTGGCCGACGAGGTCGGCCTGGAACAGCTCGCGCAGGGCTGGCAGGAATGGGCGGCGGCCGACGACGGCTGGTTCGCGGTGCTGCACGGCGAGGTGCTGGCGCGGGTGTAGGTGCGGCCCGGCGGCCGGCGCCGGGAGCGGTACGGGGTTTCCCCGGCTACGTGGTTGCCCCAATTGTCAGGTGAGTGACCTATTCATACGGTCAAGTGGACCGACGGCGACGCGGGGGCCGTCCCCGCCGCACCCACTGACCGAGGTGATCCGACATGAAAGGCACCGCACTCTCCCGAGCAGCACTACCCCGGACCCGGCTCACGCCGGGCCGCCTGGCACTGGCCGTCCTGGCCGTGCTCGCGCTGGCCGTCACGGCGCTCGTCGCCGCACCGATCTCCCTGACCCCGTCCGCCCAGGCGCACGGCTGGGTCTCCGACCCGCCCAGCCGCCAGGACCACTGTGCCGCCGGCACCGTGAGCCACGACTGCCAGGGCATCCAGTACGAGCCGCAGAGCGTCGAAGCCGCCAAGGGCTCGATGCAGTGCTCCGGCGGCTCCCGCTTCACCAACCTCGACGACGACTCCCTCGCCTGGCCGCGCACGACCATCGGCAGCACCCACACGTTCACGTGGACCGTCACGGCCAACCACCGCACCTCCACGTGGGAGTACTTCGTGGACGGACAGCTCTTCCGCACCTTCGACGACGGCGGCGCGCAGCCACCGTCCACGGTGCACCACACGCTGTCCGGCCTGCCGTCGGGCAACCACAAGATCCTCGCGCGGTGGAACATCGCGGACACGGCGATGGCCTTCTACGCGTGCATCGACGTGAACGTCGGCGGTGGGGGCGGCGACCCGACCGACCCGCCGGACCCTGACCCCGGCGAGTGCTCCGCGGCCGCGTGGGACGCGACGGCCGCCTACCTGGGCGGCGCGGAGGTCTCCTACCAGGGCGGCCACTACCGGGCCAAGTGGTGGACCCAGGGCGAGGTGCCCAGCGAGTCCGGCCAGTGGGGCGTCTGGGAGGACCTCGGACCCTGTTGACCGATCCCGCCGGCGGCGGAGGCGGGCGCCGTCTCCGCCGCCGGCGGTGCCCGTCCCCGCCGCGACCCGATGGCACGGACCTCCGGCGCTCGCCGATGTCGGTGCGTACCCGTCAGGCTTGCGAACCGGGACCCACTTTTCACCCGTTCCATGGCAGCATGATCGCGTGCCGACCATGGTCGTGCGGGGTGTTCACCCCGCTCCTGTCGAGGTCCCGGACGCGGTGCACGCGCTCGCCGGCTGGTACGTGGGCTGGGGGAGCGTCACCCCCGTCTGGCGCAACGATCTGGGCGGACTCACCTTCCGCCTCGAGGACGCACCGCTGCTTTCCGGCCCGGGCACGGACGCCCGGCCCGCCCGCTACCTCAAGTGGGTCCCCGCCGGTGCGCCCTGCCCCGACCCGTTCGCCGAGGCCGGGCGGCTGACGTGGGCCCGCCGGTCCGCCGTCGTCCCGCGCGTGCTCGACGTCGGACGCGGCGACGACGGTGCCTGGCTGCTGACCGAGGAACTGCACGGCACGTCCGCCATCGACCCGCGGTGGCGGGAGCAGCCGCGGGCCGCGGCGCGCGCCATCGGCGAGGGCCTGCGCCTGCTGCACGACACCGCGCCCGTGTCCGACTGCCCGTTCGCGTGGACGCCCGCCGCCCGCACCGCCGCCCTCCCCCCGGAGGTCCGCGCCGCCGTCGGGCGGGCCCCGGCCGTCGACCGTCTCGTGGTCTGCCACGGCGACGCGTGCGTCCCCAACACGCTCCTGCACGACGACGGCACGTTCGCCGCGCACGTGGACCTGGGAGAACTCGGCGTCGCCGACCGCTGGAGCGACCTCGCGGTCGCGTCCCGCTCCGTCTCCCGGCGGTTCCAGGACCCCGGCCTGGCCACGGAGTTCTTCGCCGCGTACGGGGTCGCGCCCGACCCGGAGCGCATCGACTGGTACCGGCGGCTGTGGGACGTCGTCGAGCAGTACCGCACCCGCCTCCGGCGGTGATCGCACCACCGCCGCCGGCGACGTAGATTGTTCGCGTGCGTATCGCGAGATTCACCACCGGAGACGACCCGAAGTTCGGCCTCGTGCAGACCGAGGGGGACAGGACCTTCCTCGCCGTGCTGGGCGGCGATCCGCTGTACATGCCGGCCATGCCGACGGGCGAGCGCGTCGAGCTGGGCGACGGGGTCCGGCTGCTCGCGCCGGTGATCCCGCGGTCCAAGATCGTGGCCGTCGGCAAGAACTACGCGGCGCACGCCGCCGAGATGGGCGGCGAGGTGCCGGCCAGCCCCCTGCTGTTCTTCAAGCCCAACACCTCCGTGATCGGGCCCGACGACCCGATCGTGCTGCCCGACTTCTCCGACGAGATCAGCTACGAGGCCGAGCTCGCCGTCGTGATCGGGAAGCTGTGCAAGGAGGTGACCGAAGAGGCGGCGGCGTCCTACATCCTCGGCTACACCGTCGCGAACGACGTCACCGCGCGCGACGCGCAGCGCACCGACGGGCAGTGGGCGCGAGCCAAGGGCTTCGACGGGTCGTGCCCGCTCGGGCCGTGGATCGACACCGACCTCGACCCCGAGGACGTCGGCGTCATGTCCCGCGTGAACGGCGAGACCAAGCAGGACGGCCGCACCCGCGACCTCGTGTTCGACGTGCCGTTCCTCGTCTCCTACATCTCCCAGGCCATGACGCTGCTGCCGGGCGACGTCATCCTCACCGGCACGCCCGCCGGCGTGGGGCTCGTGGACCACGGCGACCGCGTCGAGTGCGAGGTCGAAGGACTGGGCGTGCTGACGAACCCGGTGCTGCGGCGGAGCTGAGGCGGCGCGCCGCCGTCGTCGCGGTGTCGGACACGCCGACTACGCTGGGCCGCGTGAACTCCTCGACCCCCGTACGCGTCCGATTCGCCCCGTCGCCCACCGGCATGTTCCACGTCGGCGGCGCCCGCTCCGCCCTGTTCAACTGGGCCGTGGCCAAGCAGCAGGGCGGCGTCTTCGTGCTGCGCATCGAGGACACCGACGCCTCGCGCAACAAGCCCGAATGGGTGGACGGCATCCTGTCCGCGATGGCGTCGCTCGGCATCACCGCCGACGACCCGGCGTTCGAGGGGCCCTACTACCAGTCCGCCAACGCCGGCATCCAGCGCGACGCCGCCGCCCGCCTGCACGCCGGCGGCAAGGC encodes:
- a CDS encoding aminoglycoside 3'-phosphotransferase — protein: MVVRGVHPAPVEVPDAVHALAGWYVGWGSVTPVWRNDLGGLTFRLEDAPLLSGPGTDARPARYLKWVPAGAPCPDPFAEAGRLTWARRSAVVPRVLDVGRGDDGAWLLTEELHGTSAIDPRWREQPRAAARAIGEGLRLLHDTAPVSDCPFAWTPAARTAALPPEVRAAVGRAPAVDRLVVCHGDACVPNTLLHDDGTFAAHVDLGELGVADRWSDLAVASRSVSRRFQDPGLATEFFAAYGVAPDPERIDWYRRLWDVVEQYRTRLRR
- a CDS encoding fumarylacetoacetate hydrolase family protein; the encoded protein is MRIARFTTGDDPKFGLVQTEGDRTFLAVLGGDPLYMPAMPTGERVELGDGVRLLAPVIPRSKIVAVGKNYAAHAAEMGGEVPASPLLFFKPNTSVIGPDDPIVLPDFSDEISYEAELAVVIGKLCKEVTEEAAASYILGYTVANDVTARDAQRTDGQWARAKGFDGSCPLGPWIDTDLDPEDVGVMSRVNGETKQDGRTRDLVFDVPFLVSYISQAMTLLPGDVILTGTPAGVGLVDHGDRVECEVEGLGVLTNPVLRRS